Proteins co-encoded in one Brassica rapa cultivar Chiifu-401-42 chromosome A02, CAAS_Brap_v3.01, whole genome shotgun sequence genomic window:
- the LOC103848463 gene encoding uncharacterized protein LOC103848463 yields MASGSLKSLVTSAVTIGVTEARARIFGHMLNPTGQRSSHKILRKKLFGDKVAEWYPYDIKNEDPNVLAREEKERLSKLEMLKRRDKGPPKKGHGRRAAKRNK; encoded by the exons ATGGCTAGTGGCAGCTTGAAAAGCCTTGTAACTTCAGCAGTCACTATTGGTGTGACCGAAGCAAGAGCAAGGATTTTCGGACACATGCTTAACCCAACGGGACAGAGATCTTCTCATAAGATCTTAAGGAAGAAGCTTTTTGGTGATAAGGTTGCTGAATGGTATCCCTACGACATCAAGAATGAGGATCCCAATGTCTTGGCTAGAGAAGAAAAAGA GCGCTTATCGAAGCTTGAGATGTTGAAGCGTCGTGACAAAGGACCACCAAAGAAGGGTCATGGAAGACGTGCTGCAAAGCGTAACAAGTAG
- the LOC103848464 gene encoding mitogen-activated protein kinase kinase kinase 3-like has product MSRDDREVVDEFSSLEFVSFLGQGGFGSVTLMRDSKSRLHAEKSSPVYYINNLEKEHRIMLRYRNHPRIVQTTSPSLHIDINLQRCCIYMEFASKGTIHNMISSFHGRPMPEVMVGRAALMILQGLEALHSNGYVHCDLKPANVLIFPSKNFGQPWDLKLGDFGLSKEPCSDPRSLSGGTKQYMPPEAVGTNGVVMIGPAVDVWSLGCVVLEMFGGRPQKMGDIYAWRLPKLVSPVASDFLKRCMELHPSLRATTADLLKHPFVAPERVMRSVIPPRPDQMLRYCPPALRCPPPAIRNNVPRKMTMATRPGDLIGC; this is encoded by the coding sequence atgtctaGAGACGACAGAGAAGTTGTAGACGAATTTTCTTCACTGGAGTTTGTGTCTTTTCTAGGTCAAGGTGGCTTTGGTTCCGTTACCCTCATGAGAGATTCCAAATCAAGATTACATGCAGAGAAGTCATCTCCCGTCTATTACATCAACAATCTCGAGAAAGAGCATAGGATCATGCTTCGTTATCGTAACCATCCACGCATTGTCCAAACCACAAGCCCTAGCCTTCACATAGACATCAATCTCCAACGTTGTTGCATCTACATGGAGTTTGCGTCCAAAGGTACTATCCACAACATGATCTCCAGCTTCCATGGCCGACCAATGCCTGAGGTTATGGTCGGACGAGCCGCTCTTATGATCTTACAAGGTCTCGAAGCTCTTCACTCCAACGGCTACGTTCATTGTGATCTCAAGCCAGCCAACGTTCTCATCTTCCCTTCCAAGAATTTTGGACAGCCGTGGGATCTCAAACTTGGTGATTTCGGTTTATCCAAGGAACCTTGTTCGGACCCTAGGTCCTTGTCTGGTGGTACGAAGCAGTATATGCCTCCTGAAGCTGTTGGAACCAATGGAGTGGTGATGATCGGACCGGCTGTTGATGTGTGGTCTCTAGGATGTGTTGTTCTTGAGATGTTTGGTGGCCGTCCACAGAAGATGGGAGATATTTACGCATGGAGACTTCCCAAACTTGTGTCTCCCGTGGCCAGCGATTTCCTGAAACGGTGCATGGAGTTGCATCCCTCGCTCAGAGCTACTACAGCGGATCTACTGAAACATCCTTTTGTTGCGCCAGAAAGAGTCATGAGGAGTGTCATTCCACCACGCCCAGACCAGATGCTTCGCTACTGTCCTCCTGCCTTAAGGTGTCCTCCACCTGCCATAAGGAACAATGTACCGAGGAAGATGACGATGGCTACAAGACCTGGAGATTTGATCGGTTGTTAA